In Candidatus Defluviilinea proxima, a single genomic region encodes these proteins:
- a CDS encoding VOC family protein translates to MNLGATLYVKNSVEAVEFYSEAFGMTLGYNAKNSDGSFLHAELLKGEETIFAVSENNEEEIVRSMLTSKQPTMSYGLNLDNDDELKHAYQTLIEGGHILRELGSLPWSPCSADIVDKYGICWYIYVSQHRPD, encoded by the coding sequence ATGAATTTGGGTGCAACTTTGTATGTTAAGAACAGTGTTGAAGCAGTAGAATTCTACAGCGAAGCCTTCGGAATGACATTGGGATACAACGCAAAAAATAGCGATGGTTCATTCCTCCACGCGGAACTCCTCAAAGGAGAAGAAACGATCTTTGCCGTTAGCGAGAACAATGAAGAAGAAATTGTTCGATCTATGTTAACGTCGAAGCAACCCACCATGAGCTATGGCCTAAATCTTGATAACGATGATGAACTCAAACATGCTTATCAAACCCTGATCGAGGGTGGGCACATTCTGAGAGAATTAGGTTCGCTTCCGTGGAGCCCATGTTCTGCTGATATTGTAGATAAGTACGGGATTTGTTGGTATATCTATGTCTCACAACACCGACCGGATTAA